In Toxoplasma gondii ME49 chromosome VIII, whole genome shotgun sequence, a single genomic region encodes these proteins:
- a CDS encoding hypothetical protein (encoded by transcript TGME49_232530), with amino-acid sequence MKSQSLHNAVRITGRLWSLLCSNHGLAFSAGHRVGRRQRGEQESVEQWTSKSSCSERLETSRQFPCKLSPLEHDEEEATFSSSLDSHAFTSRTWLGGGQAKPVRVIPCPVVSDPPSASSSNRGSSPLLADSARPLGAPLKRADVSSTPFSPSSPTASPACVSPSDAPYRGGSSLLQSPANLPGFPSCEEELPAVSNTSIQRDLASLPRNTGRQRERLVFSGHRNQHAPAAQGSRHPSGEAASQGEAPQSFTAAERGRCFSSEHTGDTIRGRMQGILFPVSADPGERELQSVSHDGLPLYAKVYVQRLAVTPLSTQEEAAIHKVWRQLLEEKRLCSHLQKTWGLPLFFLRHPGLQQESLSYLKTEIERLGKRRAQLLHMEHSGLPKELPVKEHPPARLTVDRDAGEALSRSGGDRGRPRLRRQRSFHLGQGDTENSLSKGESANGGGATWWFHPDDEPDSGRDSGGHLGECEPNSLRDQQLLFLLQELRLVASGHVPSLERTEAKTPEAALASSSGVRTPERESVRQIDSPRSVQNGASEVSWPQPSSAGLDTMRKSYDCWTTDTGQTTTGLGPETNMLLQNPGVCGDTYKLLFDLSRGLPPDRVSESDVRASQRTEALGSAPLLSREAAGRYAPLLALARRFLADRHADQLLLFKNLRRLADLRGPAGFFPSARHMPRQVYAHVGPPNSGKTANAVEALRNASTGCYLAPLRLLAWEVYVQLKREGKRVALVTGQERVVCEGWTHLCCTVEMAPLDRRFACAVLDEAQLLANSQRGDAWTNALLGLQAEELHVCSEVRALHLLETLAQECGDRFVGRVYQRLSPISVDAGPVARLEDLETGDCLLCFTRLDVLRLKRKLELLGFHVCAVYGHLPPAIKQRQARKFNAAVAEAVAAEKGAFRCSEDVCERRNEDAGSVGFPEVLDDAREASFPQRQRPAPTWGTALGEASDGDRREPPETPALVLQDGVPTLFASASQSHVSLSHPEPCLSGSKPCHSEPKHSRKTVLISTDAVGMGLNLEIRRVVFWRLQKFSGTTKRPLTVSELRQLGGRAGRRGRVFGEEGGRVTCMEGEDFLRLKAAFESASPLSPLKKAALLPPMAQLVRFCEELRRGGLLCESAGRGETNGFSSRHVGSFYAEAIQLFCDLAAVDDAFFVPRHKLNRMLTVLHALADLPLSRQQLFTFALAPLPLSTPLAFLKETQRTPQPTKSSHEEKASTCALDSSGSEVAAGEEEDLSRVSVESERETCDEEDEWLAAEAEHGLFLARHSEQGTAIAAGFGAGLSPLVLGALRTFAVLLTTCGIAPLPPELRFWSSAREQEERESERSAGEDRGEESKEDPTREKKETGWTLPQGTQEVSLVSGEDPTANKASVSWFPSDVWTAGSPSPISSLRESSGEPSGEDDALRSLEERLSQLEQLYQVLDLYLWLSLKYPHVFVDAAVAGESQKCIAVYIEALLSTGASSTPSALLPTHPGDVSSSFVVSPLRQRDLTGESSACGDRQAGGMQLRSETDAFLTPFASLEDGRSQVEGFTGEWGGDTTGGGFVVAACEERGAIQNAKEEALSAFLAALAGGRQLFDGACNPDKAFRTAVQNAFGHGPRRGFAEASPGCTYIPETGKPGGDLRSGRHAGAEKPFVLDLQAKEASAGKASAAIRLGKTSSQGRSERKGAEGQTVDGTNEREEAQRQDQLMVGVTRAPGGGVVEGENGGSAVTESGRDSEEHNEGERGTKPTRMSRLLAELASLTHVSDKETEEALEDIIDRLKGSRYGGEEEVRCAEKE; translated from the coding sequence ATGAAATCACAATCTCTTCACAACGCCGTGCGTATTACCGGACGTCTCTGGTCTCTGTTGTGCTCAAACCACGGACTTGCTTTTTCGGCTGGCCACAGAGTCGGACGGCGTCAGCGAGGAGAGCAGGAATCGGTGGAGCAGTGGACTTCAAAATCGTCGTGTTCTGAGAGGCTGGAAACCTCCAGACAGTTCCCCTGCAAACTGTCGCCGCTCGAGcacgacgaggaggaagccaCCTTTTCGTCGAGTCTGGACTCTCACGCGTTCACTTCTCGGACGTGGCTTGGAGGCGGTCAGGCGAAACCCGTCAGAGTGATTCCGTGTCCAGTTGTTTCAGATCctccgtctgcgtcctccTCAAATCGTGGCTCGTCCCCCCTCCTGGCAGACTCCGCCCGTCCCTTGGGCGCTCCGCTTAAAAGGGCAGACGTTTCTTCGACACCGTTCTCACCTTCGTCTCCTACAGCTTCGCCAGCGTGCGTCTCACCTTCCGACGCACCTTATAGAGGgggttcttctctgctgcagtcTCCAGCGAACTTGCCTGGTTTCCCGtcctgcgaagaagaactccCGGCAGTCTCGAACACCTCTATACAGAGAGATCTCGCATCACTCCCTCGAAATACAGGtaggcagagggagagactgGTATTTTCGGGGCACCGAAATCAACATGCGCCCGCGGCACAGGGTTCGCGACACCCGTCTGGAGAGGCAGCCTCACAAGGGGAAGCGCCACAAAGTTTTACGGCGGCAGAACGCGGTCGATGCTTTTCCTCTGAACACACAGGGGACACGATTAGGGGACGCATGCAAGGGATACTGTTCCCCGTGTCCGCAGATccaggagaacgagaactgCAGTCTGTCTCGCACGACGGGCTGCCGCTGTATGCCaaggtgtacgtacagcggTTGGCGGTGACGCCGTTGAGTACCCAGGAGGAGGCAGCGATCCACAAAGTGTGGAGACAGTTGCTtgaagagaagcgactgTGTTCTCACCTGCAGAAAACATGGGGCTTgccgcttttcttccttcggcACCCAGGGCTTCAACAAGAATCCCTCTCCTACCTGAAAACAGAGATCGAGCGCCTCGGGAAAAGGAGGGCACAGTTGCTCCACATGGAGCACAGTGGACTCCCGAAAGAGTTGCCTGTCAAAGAACACCCGCCAGCGAGGCTGAcagtcgacagagacgctggCGAGGCGCTATCGCGAAGTGGTGGAGACCGGGGCCGGCCGCGACTTCGAAGGCAGCGATCCTTTCACCTTGGTCAAGGGGACACTGAGAACTCGCTTTCAAAGGGAGAAAGCGCGAATGGCGGCGGCGCAACCTGGTGGTTCCATCCAGATGACGAACCAGATTCAGGAAGAGATTCTGGAGGCCACCTCGGCGAATGTGAACCAAACAGTCTGCGCGACCAGcagctcctctttcttcttcaagagCTCCGCCTGGTGGCGTCAGGGCATGTCCCGTCCCTTGAACGcacggaagcgaagacaccAGAAGCCGCTTTGGCGAGTTCTTCGGGTGTGCGCACACCTGAACGCGAGAGTGTGCGCCAGATCGACAGCCCACGTTCCGTCCAAAATGGTGCTTCAGAGGTTTCGTGGCCTCAGCCGAGCAGTGCAGGCCTCGACACGATGCGGAAATCGTATGACTGCTGGACAACAGATACAGGACAAACGACGACGGGACTCGGGCCAGAAACCAACATGCTTCTTCAGAACCCGGGTGTCTGTGGCGATACGTACAAACTGCTTTTCGATCTGAGCCGAGGCCTACCGCCCGACCGCGTGTCAGAGAGCGACGTAAGGGCTTCGCAGCGGACTGAAGCTTTAGGATCGGCGCCGCTCCTTTCCCGTGAAGCAGCCGGCAGGTACGCGCCGCTGCTGGCTCTCGCGCGTCGGTTTCTCGCCGACAGACACGCGGACCAGCTGCTGCTTTTCAAGAATCTTCGCCGGCTCGCAGATCTTCGTGGCCCCGCCGGGTTCTTCCCCTCGGCCCGGCACATGCCTCGCCAGGTGTACGCGCACGTCGGGCCACCGAACAGCGGGAAAACCGCTAACGCTGTGGAGGCGCTCAGGAACGCCTCCACGGGGTGCTACCTCGCGCcgctgcgcctcctcgcctgggaggtgtacgtacagctgaAGCGGGAGGGGAAGCGCGTGGCGCTCGTGACTGGCCAGGAGCGCGTCGTCTGCGAGGGCTGGACCCACTTGTGTTGCACTGTGGAAATGGCGCCTCTGGATCGGCGTTTTGCATGCGCAGTGCTCGACGAGGCACAGCTGCTGGCGAACTCTCAGCGGGGCGACGCGTGGACGAACGCATTACTCGGCTTGCAGGCAGAGGAGCTTCATGTCTGCAGCGAAGTGCGGGCGCTGCACTTGCTCGAGACACTTGCCCAGGAGTGTGGAGACCGTTTCGTCGGTCGAGTCTACCAGCGCCTGTCGCCGATTAGCGTAGACGCAGGGCCGGTAGCGAGGCTCGAAGACCTTGAAACTGGCGACTGCCTGCTGTGCTTCACGCGACTCGACGTGCTCCGCCTCAAGCGAAAACTCGAACTCCTCGGCTTCCACGTGTGCGCGGTGTACGGACACCTGCCGCCGGCCATCAAGCAGCGGCAGGCGCGGAAGTTTAACGCCGCAGTCGCAGAGGCGGTGGCCGCCGAGAAAGGTGCCTTCCGGTGTTCAGAGGACGTGTgtgagaggagaaacgaagacgctGGGTCGGTGGGTTTTCCGGAGGTTCTCGACGATgcaagagaagcgagttTCCCACAGAGACAACGACCCGCTCCGACCTGGGGTACGGCTCTCGGCGAGGCCTCCGACGGCGACCGCAGGGAACCTCCCGAAACTCCTGCCTTGGTTCTGCAAGACGGTGTCCCCACCCttttcgcctctgcgtctcagtctcacgtctctctttcgcatCCAGAGCCGTGCTTGTCCGGCTCTAAACCGTGTCATTCTGAGCCTAAACATTCCCGCAAGACCGTCTTGATTTCGACCGACGCTGTTGGGATGGGTTTGAATCTGGAGATTCGTCGCGTGGTGTTTTGGCGGTTGCAGAAGTTTTCGGGGACAACGAAGCGTCCCTTGACTGTCTCCGAGCTTCGCCAGTTGGGCGGCCGGGCGGGGCGTCGCGGTCGCGTAttcggcgaggaaggcgggcGCGTGACGTGCATGGAGGGGGAAGACTTTCTACGATTGAAGGCCGCCTTCGagtccgcgtctcctctgtctcctctgaagaaggcggcgctgCTGCCGCCGATGGCGCAGCTCGTGCGTTTCTGCGAGGAACTCCGACGGGGGGGGCTCTTGTGCGAGAGTgccgggagaggagagacgaacggTTTCTCATCCAGACACGTCGGAAGCTTTTACGCTGAGGCAATCCAGCTGTTCTGCGACCTAGCCGCGGTCGATGACGCCTTCTTTGTGCCGCGACACAAACTCAACCGGATGCTGACCGTCCTCCACGCTCTCGCCGACCTTCCGCTGTCTCGACAGCAGCTCTTCACCTTCGCGCTCGCGCCGCTCCCGCTCTCGACGCCTCTGGCGTttctgaaggagacacagagaacgcCGCAACCCACCAAATCCTCACATGAGGAAAAGGCTTCAACGTGTGCTCTCGACTCTTCGGGCTCAGAGGTCGCCgccggcgaggaggaagatcTGTCGCGAGTGAGTGTGGAGAGCGAACGAGAAACctgcgacgaagaagacgagtgGCTCGCAGCAGAAGCTGAGCATGGCCTCTTCTTGGCCAGACACAGCGAACAAGGCACGGCGATCGCGGCTGGGTTCGGCGCCGGCCTCTCGCCCCTCGTCCTCGGGGCTCTGCGAACCTTCGCTGTCCTCCTCACAACATGCGGAATCGCGCCCTTGCCTCCAGAGCTCCGATTCTGGAGTTCTGCTAGGgagcaggaagaacgagagagcgagcgaaGCGCAGGAGAAGatagaggagaagagagcaaagaagatccgacaagagagaagaaggagacaggttGGACACTTCCCCAAGGGACACAGGAAGTGTCTCTAGTCTCTGGCGAAGACCCGACAGCGAATAAAGCGTCTGTTTCGTGGTTTCCCAGCGATGTATGGACAGCTGGTTCACCGTCTCCGATTTCGTCTCTAAGGGAATCGTCGGGAGAACCGAGCGGGGAGGACGATGCCCTTCGGAGTTTGGAGGAGCGCCTGAGTCAGCTGGAACAACTTTACCAGGTTCTCGATCTCTACCTGTGGCTGTCTCTCAAGTATCCCCACGTCTTTGTCGATGCGGCCGTTGCTGGCGAATCTCAGAAGTGTATCGCTGTATACATAGAGGCCCTGCTTTCAACCGGAGCTTCCTCCACGCCTTCGGCTTTGCTCCCGACTCACCCTGGGGACGTCTCCTCATCTTTCGTCGTGTCCCCGCTTAGGCAGAGAGACCTCACAGGTGAGAGCAGTGCATGCGGAGACCGACAAGCCGGTGGGATGCAGCTGAGGAGCGAGACGGACGCTTTCCTGACTCCCTTCGCTTCACTTGAAGACGGTCGTTCTCAGGTAGAAGGATTTACGGGAGAATGGGGGGGCGACACGACAGGCGGAGGTTTTGTCGTCGCTGCatgtgaagagagaggcgccaTTCAAAATgcaaaggaagaagctcTCAGTGCTTTCCTCGCTGCCCTTGCTGGTGGCCGGCAACTCTTTGACGGCGCGTGCAATCCAGATAAAGCTTTCCGGACAGCAGTCCAGAATGCGTTCGGGCACGGACCGCGACGCGGGTTCGCGGAGGCTAGCCCCGGCTGTACGTACATCCCGGAGACGGGCAAGCCAGGAGGCGATCTGCGAAGCGGGCGGCACGCTGGAGCAGAGAAGCCGTTTGTGCTCGATCTTCAGGCGAAAGAGGCCTCTGCGGGAAAGGCGTCTGCAGCGATCCGTTTGGGGAAGACAAGCTCGcaggggagaagcgagaggaaaggcgcagaaggaCAGACAGTGGACGGAACGAACGAACGggaagaggcgcagaggcAGGATCAGTTGATGGTGGGGGTAACCAGAGCCCCCGGCGGAGGAGTTGTGGAAGGCGAAAACGGGGGAAGCGCAGTGACAGAGAGTGGCAGAGACTCGGAAGAACAcaacgaaggcgaaagaggaacaAAACCTACGCGCATGAGCCGACTGTTAGCAGAACTCGCGTCGCTGACCCATGTCAGTGACAAGGAAACTGAAGAGGCCCTTGAGGACATCATCGACCGCTTAAAGGGCTCCCGATAtgggggagaggaggaagtgAGGTGTGCCGAAAAAGAATAA
- a CDS encoding FAD binding domain-containing protein (encoded by transcript TGME49_232540~Predicted trans-membrane domain (TMHMM2.0):150-173): MAPFLAGRRHGATAFLLGAFRSRSVRSIEWVHQFDRVHPLETPPATAVGQTEKNEWSHRPLTTLKSCLPSPPPIFRIRAPASTRTCGRRVAEPTIRSPGAFGPHCWKSAQSISFHAGDFSTHGGCARRLCTNAAPQGSDGCAIASQRDGGQYLYVPVLIVGAGPIGLSLALLLRRMRVPFLVVERDEEARCQPKAHYCSSRSMEVWRMLGHLDEAMENEVPSLDVWKHFSYCTHLVGSSNHPRPNIAARDHFSNAYTFKLPDGRTRYFESESPCRVMHLPQHILLPLLYARLHSGARQESEDCLGTWSALPAPSLALTSLSTRNKLAETECMRREEPFDFGNRSSVAHKHSPDSSSPEQSPRAFSPDSPEILFRTKWLSATTVEKKGDRFSRPAAQTQSLPDPRPASFVRSKLLSRALAGTNAPQEIQVDSAFVVACDGANSGVATQLPGYHREGVDCLQRLVNITFISRHLAALIQSHEVLRTQDDTPSRSPRSTVISSATPPPSMLYYVMNADVIGVVVLHSLSRGEFVAHIPFFAPHERAREDFPVSVCEEIVHRLAGLRLRDVRIVEARGWTMAAKVSNSFLGSFPLDGASPNSGQNLSEERGRHCESLSFAAREGGTEQKGREETKANLSLHRILLAGDAAHQLPPAGGLGMNLGMGDVVGLAWRLGQLYARRNAAFFPQGESEEENLGKQGRKETRGTELEAEVERQHDIGGRKARADEETARRLLQSYDEERRLVAKYTCSVAVDNFSRGLNAPSELGLDWSTGQALSSCLDEAAQTVARFFSHARSDFVSLRSEEASGEQARLSPLLPPEAPQAPAAVAKRILQLALQTGRQQVMLCQRWLPQVWGKRVEAVKTILQDENRNLSLHYPGADLAYAYTASQLYRHSDAGRSHSGPAVMVSESPLAYRPTSWRGCRVPHAWLYAASPGGVYSERGSDGQTERKVFRLSTVDIPLLHDPPCAYSFLLFSQHHLPAVVSALRAHHRGLQRHSSFRSSSSSPSSSSRGGGSLSCTETGCFAQAFCVCWESAGDRDSLFESAECVRLDRRPLVLDGARLSRLGRLSLASLVGEEREENGELKRQETNESNPRDTTAVRWLWSADSTREKFLELLREARVKDGAEQISVENLLLVLRPDGHILEVRHLQPTAKAGVETAVETLQGSSAAEKHNAPTNTREKLEETTQHQTVEAVVKDILQRLA; this comes from the exons ATGGCACCGTTTTTAGCTGGAAGGCGCCACGGTGCCACAGCGTTTTTGCTTGGAGCGTTTCGCTCGCGATCTGTGAGGTCGATCGAATGGGTTCACCAGTTCGACCGCGTCCATCCTTTAGAAACGCCTCCGGCCACAGCGGTTGGACAGACTGAGAAAAATGAATGGTCACATCGTCCGCTGACAACGCTGAAGTCAtgccttccctctcccccTCCAATTTTCCGTATCCGGGCTCCCGCTTCTACGCGAACCTGCGGGCGACGAGTCGCAGAACCTACGATACGATCTCCTGGTGCTTTTGGACCTCACTGTTGGAAATCTGCACAAAGCATCTCGTTCCACGCGGGAGATTTTTCCACACACGGCGGCTGTGCAAGGAGACTTTGCACCAACGCGGCTCCGCAAGGATCGGATGGTTGCGCAATTGCTTCCCAGCGCGACGGCGGGCAATACCTCTACGTGCCAGTCCTGATCGTGGGTGCGGGACCAATTGGCCTTTCTCTGGCGTTGCTGCTTCGCCGCATGCGGgttcctttcctcgtggttgaacgcgacgaagaggcgcgcTGTCAACCCAAAGCGCACTATTGCAGCAGTCGATCCATGGAAG TTTGGAGAATGCTTGGCCACTTGGATGAGGCCATGGAGAATGAAGTTCCTTCACTGGATGTCTGGAAGCACTTCTCCTACTGCACCCATCTCGTCGGCTCCAGCAACCACCCGCGGCCAAATATCGCGGCGAGAGACCACTTCAGCA ATGCCTACACATTCAAGCTGCCGGATGGGAGAACAAGGTACTTCGAAAGCGAGAGTCCTTGTCGCGTGATGCATTTGCCACAACATAttcttctgccgcttctctaCGCCCGTCTCCACTCTGGGGCTCGTCAAGAGTCTGAAGACTGCCTAGGCACGTGGTCAGCGCTAccggcgccttctctcgcgctcacGTCTCTGTCCACTCGCAACAAGCTtgcagagacagaatgcatgcgccgagAGGAGCCTTTTGACTTCGGAAACCGGTCCTCTGTCGCCCATAAACACTCCCCTGACTCGTCTTCACCCGAACAATCGCCTCGCGCCTTTTCACCTGACAGTCCAGAGATTCTGTTTCGAACCAAGTGGCTGTCGGCCACAACTGttgagaagaaaggagacaggttCTCTCGCCCTGCGGCTCAAACCCAGTCTCTCCCCG atcCCCGCCCGGCAAGTTTCGTCAGGTCGAAGCTGCTGAGTCGCGCACTCGCGGGGACCAATGCCCCGCAAGAAATTCAGGTTGACAGCGCCTTTGTGGTTGCGTGCGACGGCGCGAATTCGGGTGTCGCTACACAGCTTCCAGGGTATCATCGAGAAGGGGTGGACTGCCTCCAGCGTCTGGTGAACATCACTTTCATCTCTCGGCACCTGGCGGCTCTGATTCAGAGCCATGAAGTACTCCGAACCCAGGATGACACTCCATCTCGCTCTCCAAGATCCACAGTCATATCCTCGGCCACGCCCCCACCGTCGATGCTTTACTACGTGATGAATGCGGACGTCATCGGCGTCGTTGTGCTCCACAGTTTGTCCCGCGGCGAGTTCGTGGCCCACATTCCCTTTTTCGCGCCACATGagcgcgcgcgagaagacttccctgtctccgtctgcgaAGAAATTGTCCACCGCCTCGCGGGACTCCGACTCCGAGATGTGCGGATCGTCGAGGCACGCGGATGGACCATGGCTGCCAAAGTGTCAAATTCGTTCCTCGggtcttttcctctcgacgGTGCTTCTCCCAACTCAGGGCAGAACCTAAGCGAAGAACGCGGTCGGCATTGTGAAAGCTTGAGCTTTGCCGCTCGTGAAGGTGGAACCGAACAGAAGGgtagagaggaaacaaaagccaatctgtctctgcatcgaATTCTCCTCGCGGGCGACGCAGCGCACCAACTACCTCCCGCTGGCGGCCTGGGCATGAATCTCGGGATGGGAGATGTCGTCGGACTCGCTTGGCGCCTCGGGCAGCTTTACGCTCGCAGAAACGCCGCGTTTTTTCCACAGGGAGAgtcagaggaagagaacttGGGCaagcagggaagaaaagaaacgcgcggGACGGAACTGGAAGCGGAGGTCGAAAGACAGCACGACATCGGGGGACGCAaggcgagagcagacgaagaaaccgCTAGAAGACTGCTGCAGAGTTacgacgaagagcgaagacTCGTTGCCAAG TACACATGCAGCGTCGCCGTGGACAACTTCTCCCGAGGCTTGAACGCGCCGTCAGAACTAGGACTGGACTGGTCGACAGGCCaggctctttcttcttgcctcgACGAGGCTGCCCAGACAGTCGCGCGAtttttttcgcatgcaaGATCGGATTTTGTGTCTCTGAGGTCTGAGGAAGCTTCTGGCGAACAAGCTCGCCTCTCCCCGCTCCTCCCTCCAGAAGCTCCTCAAGCTCCTGCTGCTGTCGCCAAACGGATTCTTCAGTTGGCTCTTCAGACTGGGAGGCAGCAG GTGATGCTCTGCCAACGGTGGCTGCCACAAGTTTGGGGCAAACGTGTGGAGGCAGTTAAGACGATTCTTCAAGATGAAAATCGGAATTTGAGTCTCCACTACCCCGGCGCCGATCTCGCTTACGCGTACACGGCCTCCCAGCTGTATCGACACTCCGATGCTGGCCGCTCCCACTCCGGGCCTGCTGTCATG GTTTCGGAGTCCCCCCTGGCGTATCGGCCGACCAGCTGGCGAGGGTGTCGCGTTCCGCATGCGTGGCTCTATGCGGCCTCGCCTGGCGGCGTATATTcggagcgaggaagcgacggcCAGACTGAGAGAAAAG tctttcgcctctcgacGGTCGACATCCCTCTCCTCCATGACCCTCCATGTGCCTactccttcctcttgttctctcaaCACCATCTTCCCGCTGTTGTCTCCGCCCTCCGAGCTCACCATCGAGGACTCCAACGTCAttcttctttccgttcttcctcttcctctccttcgtcgtcttctcgtgGTGGGGGGTCGCTCTCTTGTACAGAAACCGGCTGCTTCGCTCAGGCGTTCTGTGTGTGCTGGGAGTCTGCGGGAGACCGGGATTCGCTCTTCGAATCGGCGGAGTGCGTTCGACTCGATCGGCGGCCTCTGGTGTTGGACGGCGCGCGTCTGAGTCGACTGGGCCGCCTCTCACTCGCCTCGTTGgtcggagaagagagagaagagaacggggaACTGAAGCGACAGGAAACAAACGAATCGAATCCACGAGACACCACGGCGGTTAGATGGCTGTGGAGTGCAGACTCGACGCGAG AGAAATTTCTGGAGCTCCTTCGAGAGGCGCGCGTGAAGGACGGCGCCGAGCAAATTTCCGTGGAAAaccttcttcttgttttgCGGCCAGACGGCCACATTCTTGAAGTCCGGCATCTCCAGCCGACAGCGAAAGCAGGCGTCGAGACAGCTGTGGAGACACTGcagggaagcagcgcagcagagaagcacaACGCACCCACAAACACACGCGAGAAGTTGGAAGAAACGACTCAACACCAGACTGTGGAAGCCGTTGTAAAAGATATTCTACAGAGGCTCGCTTAA
- a CDS encoding hypothetical protein (encoded by transcript TGME49_232550), whose product MSAAVDAQAVPLGGQRVPAGMEDHADWRNFPVVAKTSEPEDLGVAYASVLKLRSELGEIKKLLTAVAPAVKNLIFASDGGNEEEASSAKNQMEEQLQEVEKRVEIVRTDMAAEALKGAATNRAEGWLSESTEEKVKSGTEKAAQLAKDVMADSAELCRKCLDGPSPSAKDRFGDFNLKLNSYTRKLFSEQGRLMDVLKAIRKERNQRQTQLSQPSEDAPDDQAALPN is encoded by the exons ATGTCGGCGGCCGTTGATGCTCAAGCTGTTCCTCTGGGAGGCCAACGAGTTCCTGCGGGCATGGAAGACCATGCTGACTGGCGCAACTTTCCTGTTGTTGCAAAAACTTCGGAGCCCGAGGACCTCGGCGTTGCGTATGCCAGCGTGCTGAAGCTCCGAAGTGAACTGGGAGAAATCAAAAAGCTCCTCACAGCCGTAGCTCCCGCGGTCAAGAATCTCATCTTCGCATCAGATGGCG GCAATGAAGAGGAGGCGTCGAGTGCTAAGAACCAGATGGAGGAGCAACTGCAAGAAGTTGAGAAACGAGTAGAAATCGTCCGTACTGACATGGCTGCTGAAGCCTTGAAGGGTGCCGCCACGAATCGTGCTGAGGGATGGTTGTCCGAGTCAACGGAAGAAAAAGTAAAGAGTGGGACCGAGAAGGCGGCCCAGCTGGCAAAAGATGTTATGGCAGACAGTGCTGAGCTCTGCCGGAAATGTCTCGATGGACCGTCCCCCAGCGCCAAAGACAGATTTGGAGACTTCAATCTGAAGCTAAACAGTTACACGCGTAAACTCTTTTCCGAACAGGGCAGACTGATGGACGTGTTGAAGGCAAtccggaaagagagaaaccaaCGTCAAACCCAATTGTCTCAGCCGTCCGAAGACGCGCCAGATGATCAGGCGGCCCTGCCGAACTAG